Proteins encoded by one window of Sphaerodactylus townsendi isolate TG3544 linkage group LG02, MPM_Stown_v2.3, whole genome shotgun sequence:
- the MAPK1IP1L gene encoding MAPK-interacting and spindle-stabilizing protein-like: protein MSAADEFSLADALPDNSPAKNAALGTTKPVQQPGQPPQAWPASNPWSNPPSAPPTAPSGLPPSTSASTVPFGPPPTGMYPSLPPGAPAPFPPPPPGSACPPPGAPYPPPGPLPPGQYPPPNMPFPELPRPYGGPAEPAAPPAAVGPWGSMPAGGWGPTVGGQYPAPSIPYPPPGPYSTPSQTPGAAATVPWGAVPPGPWGPSPPAPFPPPTGSYPAPGLYPTPPNPYQVPPAPAGAPSMPGGPHPYR from the coding sequence CTGGCGGATGCCCTCCCCGACAACTCCCCTGCCAAGAACGCCGCCTTGGGCACCACGAAACCCGTTCAGCAGCCCGGCCAGCCCCCGCAAGCCTGGCctgcctccaacccctggagtAACCCCCCGAGCGCTCCCCCCACAGCCCCTTCCGGATTGCCCCCGAGCACATCTGCCTCCACTGTGCCGTTTGGGCCCCCGCCAACAGGAATGtacccttccctgccccctggggctcctgctcctttccctcctcctcctcctgggtccGCGTGCCCTCCTCCCGGGGCTCCGTATCCACCTCCGGGGCCCCTCCCACCAGGGCAGTATCCCCCTCCCAACATGCCCTTCCCAGAACTTCCAAGGCCGTATGGTGGTCCGGCAGAGCCCGCAGCTCCCCCTGCCGCTGTTGGACCGTGGGGGTCCATGCCCGCTGGAGGGTGGGGCCCTACCGTGGGGGGTCAGTACCCCGCTCCTAGTATACCATATCCGCCCCCAGGGCCATATTCCACTCCTTCCCAGACACCCGGAGCCGCTGCCACAGTGCCGTGGGGGGCAGTACCGCCTGGACCGTGGGGACCTTCGCCACCAGCCCCCTTTCCACCACCCACCGGCTCCTACCCGGCTCCTGGACTGTACCCAACGCCTCCCAATCCTTACCAAGTGCCACCTGCGCCAGCTGGGGCTCCGTCCATGCCTGGTGGACCTCAC